One Deinococcus grandis DNA window includes the following coding sequences:
- the yqeK gene encoding bis(5'-nucleosyl)-tetraphosphatase (symmetrical) YqeK: MVKPRRYEHVLRVAELAAQIARANGLDDMRAYAAGVLHDIARDLPDHELLRLAPPECDIDAAHPLALHGRAARTLLERWGYQDQVVLDAVEDHTTGPRGGNPVSSCVYIADVSEPGRGVNADIRELALTDLTAALERAIVSKVTYLQGRGIQVHPRTLKAYHALPCNAHLPCPT; the protein is encoded by the coding sequence ATGGTCAAGCCGCGCCGCTACGAGCACGTGCTGCGCGTGGCGGAACTCGCGGCTCAGATCGCCCGCGCCAACGGCCTGGACGACATGCGCGCCTACGCCGCCGGGGTGCTGCACGACATCGCCCGCGACCTGCCCGACCATGAACTGCTGCGCCTCGCGCCGCCCGAATGCGACATCGACGCGGCGCACCCGCTGGCCCTGCACGGCCGGGCCGCCCGCACGCTGCTCGAACGCTGGGGCTACCAGGATCAGGTCGTGCTGGACGCCGTCGAGGACCACACCACCGGGCCGCGCGGCGGCAACCCCGTCTCCTCGTGCGTGTACATCGCCGACGTGTCCGAACCCGGCCGCGGCGTGAACGCCGACATCCGCGAACTGGCCCTGACCGACCTGACGGCCGCGCTGGAGCGCGCCATCGTCTCCAAGGTCACGTACCTCCAGGGGCGCGGCATTCAGGTCCACCCCCGCACCCTGAAGGCCTACCACGCCCTGCCCTGCAACGCCCACCTTCCCTGCCCCACGTGA
- a CDS encoding CdaR family protein — MSVGDRVQGRLHWLRRWLSPRYAWGRTTHNLLPKLLALAVSVTLWFVATADRRANVEQGFDVPVTVRDTTGNGQEKRATSNLNPASVRVILSGRPERLRDLQPDSIEAVVDVTDAPEGSFTRTVTVTAPGGTALQRVTPTRVQGFVDTQVARTLPVTLSVTSPPESSLPRYQVTPGEATVSGAGRVVVGVARLVTSPVALGANAEREVPLVALDAAGLPVAGVTIRPSTVTVRRVDTGELPVKTLRVVLNDPPSGLQVTSVSVQPGTVRVVAAPELLGRLREIAGQVTYREGTYTAPVRLNVPAGAQALETVSVRLTVTRRDAP; from the coding sequence GTGAGCGTGGGGGACCGCGTGCAGGGGCGGCTGCACTGGCTGCGGCGCTGGCTCAGCCCCCGCTACGCCTGGGGGAGAACGACGCACAACCTGCTGCCGAAGCTGCTGGCGCTGGCGGTGTCGGTGACGCTGTGGTTCGTGGCGACCGCCGACCGCCGCGCGAACGTCGAGCAGGGCTTCGACGTGCCGGTCACCGTGCGCGACACGACCGGCAACGGGCAGGAGAAACGCGCGACGAGCAACCTGAATCCGGCGTCCGTTCGGGTGATCCTGTCGGGCCGCCCGGAGCGGCTGCGGGACCTGCAACCCGACAGTATCGAGGCGGTGGTGGACGTCACCGACGCGCCGGAGGGCAGTTTCACGCGCACGGTGACCGTGACCGCGCCGGGCGGCACGGCCCTGCAGCGCGTGACGCCCACGCGGGTGCAGGGCTTCGTGGACACGCAGGTGGCGCGCACGCTGCCCGTGACGCTCAGCGTGACCAGCCCGCCCGAGTCGAGCCTGCCGCGGTATCAGGTGACGCCGGGCGAGGCGACCGTGTCCGGCGCGGGGCGCGTGGTGGTGGGCGTGGCGCGGCTGGTGACCAGCCCGGTGGCGCTGGGCGCGAACGCCGAGCGGGAGGTGCCGCTGGTCGCGCTGGACGCCGCGGGGCTGCCCGTGGCGGGCGTGACGATCCGGCCCAGCACGGTCACGGTGCGCCGCGTGGACACCGGGGAGCTGCCGGTCAAGACGCTGCGGGTGGTCCTGAACGACCCGCCGTCCGGCCTGCAGGTCACGTCGGTCAGCGTGCAGCCGGGCACGGTGCGGGTGGTGGCCGCGCCGGAGCTGCTGGGGCGCCTGCGGGAGATCGCGGGGCAGGTCACCTACCGGGAGGGCACGTACACCGCGCCGGTGCGCCTGAACGTCCCGGCGGGCGCGCAGGCGCTGGAGACCGTGAGCGTGCGTCTGACGGTGACACGCCGGGACGCGCCTTAA
- the cdaA gene encoding diadenylate cyclase CdaA has protein sequence MPPLGQVSVRDVLDILLVAFLVYQGYLLVAGTRAVNVVRGILVFAGVWVAAQLLNLTTLSYLLGRAGTVGIFALIVLFQPELRAVLERVGRPRGRDTGASGAALQDLARAMERLAERKTGALIAIERRTPLGEYAATGVSLDALVSVPFLEALFARNAPLHDGGVIIQGSRVIAAGCLFPLQSSDGTYRRYGTRHRAAIGLSELTDAVVLVVSEERGSMRVALGGRLGPDLTGAELREHLRTLVYDPAGYSPLTDPAPEVQP, from the coding sequence ATGCCCCCGCTTGGACAGGTCAGTGTCCGGGACGTTCTGGACATCCTGCTGGTCGCGTTTCTGGTGTACCAGGGGTACCTGCTGGTCGCGGGCACGCGCGCCGTGAACGTCGTGCGCGGCATCCTGGTGTTCGCGGGCGTGTGGGTGGCGGCGCAGCTGCTGAACCTCACGACCCTGTCGTACCTGCTGGGCCGCGCCGGGACGGTGGGGATCTTCGCGCTGATCGTGCTGTTCCAGCCGGAGCTGCGCGCCGTGCTGGAACGCGTGGGGCGCCCGCGCGGGCGGGACACCGGCGCGAGCGGCGCGGCGCTGCAGGACCTGGCGCGCGCCATGGAGCGGCTCGCGGAGCGCAAGACGGGCGCGCTGATCGCTATCGAGCGCCGCACCCCGCTGGGGGAGTACGCCGCGACGGGCGTGTCGCTGGACGCGCTGGTCAGCGTGCCGTTCCTGGAGGCGCTGTTCGCCCGGAACGCGCCGCTGCACGACGGGGGCGTGATCATCCAGGGGTCGCGGGTGATCGCGGCCGGGTGCCTGTTCCCGCTGCAGTCCAGTGACGGCACGTACCGCCGCTACGGCACGCGGCACCGCGCGGCGATCGGCCTGTCGGAACTGACGGACGCGGTGGTGCTGGTCGTCAGTGAGGAGCGCGGCAGCATGCGCGTGGCGCTGGGGGGGCGGCTGGGCCCGGATCTGACGGGCGCGGAGCTGCGTGAGCACCTGCGGACGCTGGTGTACGACCCGGCCGGGTACAGTCCCCTGACGGACCCGGCGCCGGAGGTGCAGCCGTGA
- a CDS encoding metal-dependent hydrolase, translated as MNIHFIGHSTFLLESGEHRLLIDPFIEGNPQASVTLPEALAWKPSAVLISHAHGDHWGNALDFARTGVPLIATAEIAGYAGKHGATQPVGMNIGGTYRAAWGSVTLTPAWHSSSFPDGTYGGMPTGLIIELGEKRVYFAGDTNLFSDMSLIGERGLDAALLPIGDHYTMGPEEAARTLDLLKPRVAIPMHYGTFPPLTGDPAVFQREGEARGVDVRVLKPGEHTTL; from the coding sequence ATGAACATCCATTTCATCGGCCACAGCACCTTCCTGCTCGAGAGCGGCGAGCACCGCCTGCTCATCGACCCCTTCATCGAGGGCAACCCGCAGGCCAGCGTCACCCTGCCAGAAGCCCTGGCATGGAAGCCCAGCGCCGTCCTGATCAGCCACGCGCACGGGGACCACTGGGGCAACGCCCTGGACTTCGCCCGGACCGGCGTGCCCCTGATCGCCACCGCCGAGATCGCCGGGTACGCCGGGAAGCACGGCGCGACCCAGCCGGTCGGCATGAACATCGGCGGCACCTACCGCGCCGCGTGGGGCAGCGTCACCCTGACGCCCGCGTGGCACTCCTCGTCCTTCCCGGACGGCACCTACGGCGGCATGCCCACCGGCCTGATCATCGAACTGGGGGAAAAACGCGTGTACTTCGCGGGCGACACGAACCTGTTCAGCGACATGAGCCTGATCGGCGAGCGCGGCCTGGACGCCGCCCTGCTGCCCATTGGCGACCACTACACCATGGGCCCCGAGGAAGCCGCCCGTACCCTGGACCTCCTCAAGCCCAGGGTGGCGATCCCCATGCACTACGGCACCTTCCCCCCGCTGACCGGCGACCCCGCCGTCTTCCAGCGTGAAGGCGAGGCGCGCGGCGTGGACGTCCGCGTCCTCAAGCCCGGCGAGCACACCACGCTGTAA
- a CDS encoding acyltransferase: MTWLKPVEIGQDAQATYNEFLRDLDARLSDPGTDRFELAAGVLAEIMYGRPLAQLRAEAPLAALNVDARNVTFEAEYYMATDTEAFTRVKPLLWLWKNADLTPVGQNPVLGIPLRRVLAGHVFRRVGREFKCWQNVEFSVGYNMEVGDDVVVHRHVLLDDIGGIELHDNASISDYVNVYSHTHSVLDGPDVTLRRTVIGRGARVTYHSTVLAGSVISDDAMLATHALLRGDIPPHGIAMGVPARTTRFKVRPAQDVHVDSRSFVRAADRKANPEFPEPTPNQTRLPEEQEQARPLVTGQG; this comes from the coding sequence GTGACGTGGCTCAAGCCGGTGGAGATTGGTCAGGACGCGCAGGCGACCTATAACGAGTTCCTGCGTGATCTGGACGCGCGGCTGTCGGATCCGGGCACGGACCGGTTCGAGCTGGCGGCCGGGGTGCTCGCGGAGATCATGTATGGGCGCCCGCTGGCGCAGCTGCGGGCGGAGGCGCCGCTGGCGGCGTTGAATGTGGACGCGCGGAACGTGACGTTCGAGGCGGAGTACTACATGGCGACCGACACGGAGGCGTTCACGCGGGTGAAGCCGCTGCTGTGGCTGTGGAAGAACGCGGACCTGACGCCGGTGGGGCAGAATCCGGTGCTGGGGATTCCGCTGCGGCGGGTGCTGGCGGGGCACGTGTTCCGGCGGGTGGGGCGGGAGTTCAAGTGCTGGCAGAACGTGGAGTTCAGCGTCGGGTACAACATGGAGGTCGGGGATGACGTGGTCGTGCACCGGCACGTGCTGCTGGACGACATCGGCGGGATCGAGCTGCACGACAACGCCAGCATCAGCGATTACGTGAACGTGTACAGTCACACGCACAGCGTGCTGGACGGCCCGGACGTGACGTTGCGGCGTACGGTGATCGGGCGGGGCGCGCGGGTGACGTACCACTCGACGGTGCTGGCGGGCAGCGTGATCAGCGACGACGCGATGCTGGCCACGCACGCACTGCTGCGCGGGGATATCCCGCCGCATGGGATCGCGATGGGCGTCCCGGCGCGCACGACGCGCTTCAAGGTGCGCCCGGCGCAGGACGTGCACGTGGATTCGCGGTCGTTCGTGCGCGCGGCGGACCGCAAGGCGAACCCGGAGTTCCCGGAGCCCACGCCGAACCAGACGCGGCTGCCGGAGGAGCAGGAACAGGCGCGCCCGCTGGTGACCGGTCAGGGCTGA
- a CDS encoding PilW family protein, with amino-acid sequence MKRAAHSRAGFTLVELLIGMALLALILTATVQIFMSSSRASSRLNAMGDAQQEAINGLQFISARAKEAWYIYPAGTVLNFSLPAGAQLAANPATGTRAGTTSYAVGQEPALAMILPPQDASAACNVTTSPLGCYRFFGYIAVDRGVWASRAASFNQPGPSTGSSPTWVLAEYRALYAVPPAIVEGGVLPAVATGVPQLNLLMTDLAPATGGAAPNYQLFTLQSVTLTAPRAYQLPAWPLAQVEQIRQDLRVLRQQGGQSQSLPSSTTTFQLNVVPENIGRAP; translated from the coding sequence ATGAAGCGCGCTGCCCACTCAAGAGCTGGATTCACGCTGGTGGAACTACTGATTGGCATGGCCCTACTCGCCCTGATCCTGACGGCGACCGTGCAGATCTTCATGTCGTCCTCGCGCGCGTCCAGTCGGCTGAACGCCATGGGTGACGCACAGCAGGAGGCGATCAACGGCCTGCAGTTCATCAGCGCGCGCGCCAAGGAGGCCTGGTACATCTACCCGGCGGGTACCGTCCTGAACTTCAGCCTGCCCGCCGGTGCGCAGCTGGCGGCCAATCCAGCGACCGGCACGCGCGCCGGAACGACCAGTTACGCGGTTGGGCAGGAGCCGGCACTCGCGATGATCCTGCCCCCGCAGGATGCCAGCGCGGCCTGTAACGTGACCACCTCACCGCTGGGCTGCTACCGCTTCTTCGGGTACATCGCCGTGGACCGTGGCGTCTGGGCGTCACGGGCAGCGTCGTTCAATCAGCCGGGACCGTCCACCGGTTCCAGTCCGACCTGGGTGCTGGCGGAGTACCGGGCCCTGTACGCTGTCCCCCCAGCTATCGTGGAGGGCGGCGTGCTGCCCGCCGTGGCTACCGGTGTCCCACAACTCAATCTGCTGATGACTGATCTGGCACCTGCCACAGGAGGGGCCGCGCCGAACTATCAACTGTTCACCCTGCAGTCTGTCACGTTGACGGCTCCCCGCGCGTACCAGCTGCCCGCTTGGCCCCTCGCGCAGGTCGAACAGATCCGGCAGGATCTTCGGGTGCTGCGCCAGCAGGGAGGCCAGTCACAGTCCCTCCCCAGTTCCACCACCACGTTCCAGTTGAACGTGGTGCCTGAAAATATAGGACGGGCCCCCTGA
- a CDS encoding prepilin-type N-terminal cleavage/methylation domain-containing protein: MHNPDSHSHIRAGFTLIEILVATLLLGVLVLTVLAPVTGLFGLSRSTNQRLTTTTAAQNAMEQIKGLWRNNGGNFDRNCLPGLTLADTVVTVKDLDGTFAEQGTSTTPSTAPTCGATTLPGSFTPVPAKRVKVTTGSGKDATTLTLDIAHP; encoded by the coding sequence GTGCACAACCCTGATTCCCACTCGCATATTCGCGCCGGTTTCACCCTGATCGAGATTCTGGTCGCCACCCTCCTGCTGGGCGTCCTGGTCCTGACGGTCCTGGCACCAGTCACTGGCCTCTTCGGTCTGAGTCGCTCCACCAACCAGCGGCTCACGACCACCACTGCCGCGCAGAACGCCATGGAGCAGATCAAGGGCTTGTGGCGCAACAACGGCGGGAACTTCGACCGGAACTGCCTCCCTGGACTGACCCTCGCCGACACCGTCGTCACGGTAAAGGATCTCGACGGGACCTTCGCTGAGCAGGGAACCAGCACCACGCCGTCCACAGCCCCTACCTGCGGGGCCACGACGCTGCCCGGCAGTTTCACTCCCGTCCCGGCAAAGCGGGTCAAGGTTACGACCGGCAGTGGCAAAGACGCGACAACTCTCACCCTGGATATCGCTCACCCATGA
- a CDS encoding pilus assembly FimT family protein, with protein MNARAGFTLVELLIVLAILGILMSIGFSSLLRQIRTNEVADGARQFGGDLTVLRDGAQRHSVSSGLNWNTAASGDLTTYTLTNNGQTSSRTVNSKVKITCIEPVATVCTPRTLTFNAPFSEMSSGAVFRVQHAISSIPPIYVKVTGVTGKVMYSAQP; from the coding sequence ATGAACGCCCGAGCAGGCTTCACGCTGGTCGAACTGCTGATTGTCCTGGCCATCCTGGGCATCCTGATGTCCATCGGGTTCAGCAGTCTCCTGCGCCAGATCCGCACGAACGAGGTCGCCGACGGGGCCCGGCAGTTCGGAGGGGATCTCACCGTCCTGCGGGACGGAGCCCAGCGCCACAGCGTCAGCAGCGGACTCAACTGGAACACGGCGGCCAGCGGCGACCTCACCACTTACACGCTGACCAACAACGGGCAGACTTCCAGCCGCACGGTGAACAGCAAGGTGAAGATCACCTGCATTGAACCTGTCGCCACGGTCTGCACCCCCCGGACCCTCACGTTCAACGCGCCCTTCAGCGAGATGTCCAGTGGCGCCGTCTTCAGGGTGCAGCACGCGATCAGCTCCATTCCTCCCATCTACGTCAAGGTGACCGGCGTGACCGGCAAGGTGATGTACAGTGCACAACCCTGA
- a CDS encoding DUF4900 domain-containing protein translates to MTVLIAVLLVVSSQLTITGMRSAADRRTTLQAQYAAESGLAIAKVRLRDTQAILNGVTNPDGTISPVLEIPKSTKAADLLSMAEGYCGKTGSAAWTQTSAAGTYPVKYECSAAAPAAGDNPNRYKVLAVFARMDRMPPGLAKGRNLKTNTDLQTYFSQAFSPTGITTTPTGGNYEVTYRLVPTRVERTGNTNFKFYMQVQGLQSTGTQGVSTRVLNARSTQQSEIWFQIALPSFVDRVLFTNHHTTTTGTRPNFTNQVFDGPVHTNDRFTFAAGATAQFKSKVTSAGCTAYNNDGTCATNTDGSLKTKPGLYVGGTLNQLGSGGITNLTGLTSSVPGGVTFAPVNGVVTPDWQSEFQPMPENAEDQAAAANAGGLNIPTGATVTLAASTSGSSVVPPTSYSAADKKWSPAPTYQFITVKNGATTTVYRVDAAGKMDVQSGSGWTTYRNPFNGVLYSNDGDASKTGNITISGPGRTTTGQPLPAIAGFSQLTIASEDNVGIASDLTYSDVPCKAPDSCASKDTPKNLLGIYSQSGNVSILKSAPDDVNIHSVLMAGEGEVNVQNHDSNTVCTSYDWYGRCTATTGRGKVNLIGGLIENYYGAFGTFSTKDPSTTTSGYGRNFSFDERMGEGVGMSPPYFPLSPKWKIESPNSASVALTNLTWQQSAR, encoded by the coding sequence ATGACGGTGCTCATTGCGGTCCTCCTGGTGGTCAGCAGTCAATTGACCATCACCGGTATGCGCAGCGCCGCAGACCGCCGCACGACACTGCAGGCGCAGTACGCCGCAGAGTCAGGTCTTGCAATCGCCAAGGTCCGGCTCCGCGACACGCAGGCCATCTTGAACGGGGTCACCAATCCGGACGGCACGATCTCACCTGTTCTGGAAATCCCGAAAAGCACAAAGGCCGCTGATCTGCTCAGCATGGCCGAAGGCTACTGTGGCAAGACCGGCTCGGCCGCCTGGACACAGACCAGTGCAGCCGGAACGTATCCGGTGAAGTACGAGTGCAGCGCGGCCGCACCCGCCGCAGGCGACAACCCCAACCGCTACAAGGTGTTGGCTGTCTTTGCCCGTATGGACCGGATGCCGCCCGGCCTTGCCAAGGGACGCAACCTGAAAACCAACACCGACCTGCAGACCTACTTTTCTCAGGCCTTCAGCCCCACCGGCATCACCACTACGCCCACCGGGGGCAATTACGAGGTCACATACCGCTTGGTCCCCACCCGCGTGGAGCGGACTGGGAATACCAACTTCAAGTTCTACATGCAGGTGCAGGGCTTACAGTCCACCGGTACGCAGGGGGTCTCCACCCGCGTTCTGAATGCCCGTTCCACCCAGCAGTCCGAGATCTGGTTCCAGATTGCCCTGCCCAGCTTCGTGGACCGCGTCCTGTTCACCAACCACCACACCACGACCACTGGGACGCGCCCCAACTTCACCAACCAGGTGTTCGACGGTCCAGTCCACACCAATGACCGCTTCACCTTCGCCGCAGGGGCTACCGCGCAGTTCAAGAGCAAGGTGACCAGCGCGGGATGCACGGCCTACAACAACGACGGCACCTGTGCCACGAACACGGACGGCAGCCTGAAAACCAAGCCGGGACTGTACGTGGGTGGAACCCTGAACCAGCTGGGCAGCGGCGGCATCACCAACCTGACTGGCCTGACATCCAGCGTGCCCGGCGGCGTCACCTTCGCCCCGGTCAACGGCGTCGTCACCCCCGACTGGCAGTCGGAATTCCAGCCCATGCCCGAGAACGCCGAGGACCAGGCGGCCGCTGCCAACGCCGGAGGCCTGAATATCCCCACCGGCGCGACCGTCACGCTGGCGGCCAGCACCTCGGGAAGCTCGGTCGTTCCTCCGACCAGCTACTCGGCCGCCGACAAGAAGTGGAGCCCTGCCCCCACCTATCAGTTCATCACCGTCAAGAACGGCGCCACGACCACGGTGTACCGCGTGGACGCCGCCGGCAAGATGGACGTCCAGAGCGGTAGCGGCTGGACCACCTACCGCAACCCCTTCAACGGCGTGCTGTACTCCAACGACGGCGATGCAAGCAAGACCGGCAACATCACCATCAGCGGCCCCGGACGCACCACCACCGGGCAACCCCTGCCGGCCATCGCCGGTTTCTCCCAGCTCACCATCGCCTCTGAAGACAACGTCGGTATCGCCAGCGACCTGACCTACAGCGACGTACCCTGCAAGGCCCCGGACAGCTGTGCCAGCAAGGACACCCCCAAGAACCTGCTGGGCATCTACTCCCAGAGTGGCAATGTCAGCATCCTGAAATCCGCCCCCGACGACGTCAACATTCACAGTGTCCTGATGGCCGGCGAAGGCGAGGTCAACGTCCAGAACCATGACAGCAACACCGTCTGCACCTCATACGACTGGTACGGTAGATGCACGGCCACCACTGGGCGCGGCAAGGTGAACCTGATCGGCGGCCTGATCGAGAACTATTACGGTGCGTTCGGCACCTTCAGCACGAAAGATCCGAGCACCACAACCAGCGGGTATGGCCGTAACTTCTCCTTCGATGAGCGCATGGGCGAAGGCGTCGGCATGAGCCCGCCCTACTTCCCACTGTCCCCGAAATGGAAGATCGAATCACCCAACAGCGCCTCAGTGGCCCTGACGAACCTGACGTGGCAGCAGAGCGCACGATGA
- a CDS encoding dynamin family protein, with protein MLVSDRVQGLLSRERGLLGDVQAFLEAQGAPPEVVGHARQALRNLDEAFLLVVVGEFNAGKSSFVNALLGAAVLPEGVTPTTDRIYVLVHGEQPGQMEPTSDPFVSRLTYPLPSLEGVALVDTPGTNAIVRQHQALTEGFLPRADLVLFLTSADRPFTESERQFLELAARWGRGVIMVVNKADLLETAEQREQVRTFVETGARGVLGLTPPVLLISARGEQRGGDAGFAALRSLLQARLSETERTRLKLLSPLNTASQLLSGEVTRADAARATLSDDLRVLGDLEAQRATHGETMLGELDGQLNRVSRLLSEFEVRADRFIDARLRFSNLRGLLNSRELEEDFRREAVADLPEAIDRQFGTMIDRFVEANLHFWEDVQAFLIRRQPSQEVARTRFSYDRAALLDGIAGSAREHLATTTEQELARNLSRDAEDAMKGVIGGLAGGVGIGAGIGALVGASALDFTGGILAGLTLGSLGLFVLPNKRIQAHRQLRSRVAELREALERIVRREFEREQDRADTRLHDAISPFTRFTRQEQARLDAARTRSGELRAELDALQGEVKALG; from the coding sequence ATGCTGGTATCGGATCGGGTGCAGGGGCTGCTGTCGCGTGAGCGGGGGCTGCTGGGGGACGTGCAGGCGTTTCTGGAGGCGCAGGGTGCGCCGCCGGAGGTGGTGGGGCATGCCCGGCAGGCGCTGCGGAATCTGGATGAGGCCTTCCTGCTGGTGGTGGTCGGGGAGTTCAACGCGGGCAAGAGTTCGTTCGTGAATGCGCTGCTGGGCGCGGCGGTGCTCCCTGAGGGTGTGACGCCCACCACGGACCGCATCTATGTGCTGGTCCACGGGGAGCAGCCGGGCCAGATGGAACCCACCAGTGATCCCTTCGTCAGCCGTCTGACATATCCCTTACCCAGTCTGGAGGGCGTGGCACTGGTGGACACGCCGGGCACGAACGCGATCGTGCGGCAGCATCAGGCGCTGACCGAGGGGTTCCTGCCGCGCGCGGACCTCGTGCTGTTCCTGACGTCGGCGGACCGGCCGTTCACGGAGTCCGAACGGCAGTTCCTCGAACTCGCGGCCCGCTGGGGGCGCGGCGTGATCATGGTCGTGAACAAGGCCGACCTGCTCGAGACTGCCGAGCAGCGCGAGCAGGTCCGCACGTTCGTGGAGACGGGGGCGCGCGGCGTGCTGGGCCTGACCCCGCCCGTGCTGCTGATCAGCGCACGCGGCGAGCAGCGCGGCGGGGACGCGGGCTTCGCGGCGCTGCGCTCGCTGCTGCAGGCGCGCCTGTCGGAGACGGAGCGCACCCGCCTGAAACTCCTGAGTCCGCTGAATACCGCCTCGCAGCTCCTGAGCGGTGAGGTCACCCGCGCCGACGCGGCCCGCGCCACGCTGAGCGACGACCTGCGCGTGCTGGGCGACCTGGAAGCGCAGCGGGCCACGCACGGCGAGACGATGCTGGGCGAACTGGACGGGCAGCTGAACCGCGTTTCTCGCCTCCTGAGCGAGTTCGAGGTCCGCGCCGACCGCTTCATCGACGCGCGGCTGCGCTTCTCGAACCTGCGGGGCCTGCTGAACAGCCGTGAGCTGGAGGAGGACTTCCGGCGCGAGGCGGTCGCGGACCTGCCGGAGGCGATCGACCGGCAGTTCGGCACGATGATCGACCGGTTCGTGGAGGCGAACCTGCACTTCTGGGAGGACGTGCAGGCGTTCCTGATCCGCCGCCAGCCCAGCCAGGAGGTGGCCCGCACCCGCTTCTCGTACGACCGCGCCGCGCTGCTCGACGGGATCGCCGGGTCGGCCCGCGAGCACCTCGCGACGACGACCGAGCAGGAACTCGCGCGGAACCTCTCGCGGGACGCGGAGGACGCCATGAAGGGCGTGATCGGCGGCCTGGCGGGCGGCGTCGGGATCGGCGCGGGCATCGGCGCGCTCGTGGGCGCCAGCGCGCTGGACTTCACCGGGGGCATCCTGGCGGGCCTGACGCTGGGCAGCCTGGGCCTGTTCGTCCTGCCGAACAAACGCATCCAGGCGCACCGGCAGCTGCGAAGCCGCGTGGCGGAACTGCGCGAGGCCCTGGAGCGCATCGTGCGGCGCGAGTTCGAACGCGAGCAGGACCGCGCCGACACGCGCCTGCACGACGCGATCAGCCCTTTCACGCGTTTCACGCGGCAGGAGCAGGCGCGGCTGGACGCGGCCCGCACCCGCTCCGGGGAGCTGCGCGCCGAACTGGACGCCCTGCAGGGCGAGGTCAAGGCGCTGGGGTAA
- a CDS encoding RidA family protein, which produces MRQNISSGSPWEAKIGYARAVKVGNVVHVSGTTATVNGEVVGEGDPAEQTRAVLGIIRRALETAGARLEDVVRTRIYVTDIRQWEEIGLAHGEVFGEVRPATTMVQVAALIDPLHLVEIEAEAILP; this is translated from the coding sequence ATGAGGCAGAACATCAGCAGCGGCAGCCCCTGGGAAGCGAAGATCGGCTACGCCCGCGCCGTCAAGGTCGGGAACGTCGTGCACGTCAGCGGGACGACCGCCACCGTGAACGGCGAGGTCGTCGGCGAGGGCGACCCCGCCGAGCAGACCCGCGCGGTCCTCGGTATCATCCGCCGCGCCCTGGAGACCGCCGGAGCGCGCCTGGAGGATGTGGTGCGCACGCGCATCTACGTGACGGACATCCGCCAGTGGGAGGAGATCGGTCTCGCGCACGGCGAGGTCTTCGGTGAGGTGCGCCCTGCCACGACCATGGTGCAGGTCGCCGCGCTGATCGACCCGCTGCACCTCGTGGAGATCGAGGCCGAGGCGATCCTCCCCTGA